In one window of Leptospira sp. GIMC2001 DNA:
- the thiE gene encoding thiamine phosphate synthase, translating into MESPRLNFPKQSLYLVTDSSLAPQGRLARIVEESIEGGVQIVQYREKNFQYSTHWLEAKKIHEICQKTKTLFLINDRVDLALALDADGVHLGQSDMPVEIARRILGKDKIIGWSIESLEDLEHALEIHSRVQIDYLGVSPIYSTPTKTDTLGAWNLDGLSLVRARTNIPLVAIGGIKRLNASEVINAGADSLAVISEIITSENPKSVCEDFRNILSMKI; encoded by the coding sequence ATGGAATCGCCACGACTCAATTTCCCAAAACAATCCTTGTATTTAGTGACTGACTCAAGTCTTGCTCCCCAGGGCAGGCTCGCTCGCATAGTCGAAGAATCTATAGAAGGTGGCGTACAAATAGTTCAATACAGGGAAAAAAATTTCCAATATTCTACTCATTGGCTTGAAGCAAAAAAAATCCATGAAATCTGTCAAAAGACCAAAACCCTTTTCTTAATCAATGATCGTGTTGACTTAGCTTTGGCACTTGATGCGGACGGAGTCCATCTAGGGCAGAGTGATATGCCTGTAGAAATTGCTCGAAGAATTCTTGGAAAAGATAAAATAATCGGATGGTCGATTGAATCCTTAGAAGATTTGGAGCATGCACTCGAGATACATTCACGGGTTCAGATTGATTACTTGGGCGTGAGTCCGATCTATTCTACTCCGACCAAAACGGACACATTAGGTGCCTGGAATTTAGATGGTCTTAGTTTAGTTCGAGCTAGAACAAATATTCCATTGGTTGCAATTGGAGGAATCAAAAGATTAAACGCAAGTGAAGTTATAAATGCTGGGGCTGATAGCTTAGCTGTGATATCAGAAATCATTACATCAGAAAATCCAAAATCTGTTTGCGAAGATTTCAGAAATATCTTATCAATGAAAATCTGA
- a CDS encoding cAMP/cGMP-dependent 3',5'-cyclic-AMP/GMP phosphodiesterase yields MDFEKKSPLVYVLPNKFFNVDKGISVAELEFPIYYNFFLRKKKTYIICTPEQKLQLTTVLKESLMGPEIVDLASEYIDGEQTYGYPDMVAEMAFFRSYKSLDDVVEFVLFENNAVNFGNVNILKLESGDFNLSDKGKTYNIPGEVGFHIKYDIGKRLEEPFQAPLLGITCLGPSHGFDPDDNTSGFILWINHQGIMVDPPVNSTEWLRESNVNPKLINIVILTHCHADHDAGIFQKILEEGKITIYATPTVMESFLRKYSSLTSIPKKELMELFNFMPIVIGKPTMIGGAEFQFHYALHSIPSTGFRFFFHDQSFLYTSDHLNDPDVLDKMHAEGFLPESRWRYLKDFPWDPNIIYHEAGVPPLHTKISYLASLPLEIQKKITVYHISKKDMPKDSHLTLATFGIENTLYPEITPPFYQEAYNLLDILSQIDIFQGYPIEKAKEFLLIVKEEKYKRGEQIIKKGTPGDKFYIIASGNVKFEGLGADKDTPIKRYGTYEYFGEASLILNTQRQADVFAETDTVALTIEKSKFLQFIRGSDLKQNLERLNEVRESNSWKTLMASKNFRGVTSHQITQLELIMFPKHYPAHSALIREDEPFDSGFIIRDGNIDVFRNGKLVRELGVGDFVGEIYKLTKKMPSSYTFVTKSDCEVYILSQDDLVQYLKKNPGVYMRMNAVYE; encoded by the coding sequence ATGGATTTCGAGAAGAAGTCGCCATTGGTCTACGTATTACCTAATAAATTTTTTAATGTAGATAAGGGGATTTCAGTTGCTGAATTGGAATTTCCTATCTACTATAACTTTTTCCTTCGCAAAAAAAAGACTTATATTATCTGCACACCAGAGCAAAAACTCCAACTAACAACTGTTCTTAAAGAATCGCTAATGGGTCCAGAAATCGTGGATCTTGCTAGTGAATATATTGATGGTGAGCAGACTTATGGATATCCAGACATGGTTGCTGAGATGGCATTCTTTAGAAGCTATAAAAGCCTAGACGATGTCGTTGAATTTGTATTGTTCGAGAACAATGCGGTAAATTTTGGAAATGTCAATATTTTAAAATTGGAAAGTGGTGATTTCAATCTTTCCGACAAAGGCAAAACATACAATATCCCGGGTGAAGTTGGATTCCATATCAAGTATGACATTGGCAAGAGGCTTGAAGAACCGTTCCAAGCACCATTGCTCGGAATTACCTGCCTTGGCCCGTCACATGGATTTGATCCAGATGACAATACGTCTGGATTTATTTTATGGATCAATCACCAAGGAATAATGGTTGATCCACCTGTAAATTCAACTGAATGGCTTCGTGAATCCAATGTGAATCCTAAGCTAATCAATATCGTAATATTAACACATTGTCATGCAGATCATGATGCTGGAATCTTTCAGAAGATTTTGGAAGAAGGTAAGATTACTATCTATGCCACTCCTACAGTAATGGAGAGTTTCCTTCGCAAATACTCAAGCCTAACATCCATTCCTAAGAAAGAATTGATGGAATTGTTTAATTTTATGCCAATCGTAATCGGCAAACCAACTATGATTGGAGGAGCTGAATTCCAATTCCATTATGCGTTGCATTCCATTCCATCTACAGGATTTCGTTTCTTTTTTCACGACCAATCATTTCTATACACATCCGATCACTTAAACGATCCAGATGTCTTGGACAAAATGCACGCCGAAGGATTCTTACCTGAATCTAGATGGCGTTACCTAAAGGACTTTCCTTGGGATCCAAATATCATCTATCATGAAGCGGGAGTTCCGCCGTTACATACTAAGATTTCTTATCTGGCATCCCTTCCCCTTGAGATTCAGAAAAAAATAACCGTCTACCATATCTCCAAAAAAGATATGCCAAAAGACTCCCATCTAACACTTGCTACTTTCGGAATTGAGAATACTCTATATCCAGAGATTACACCTCCCTTTTACCAGGAAGCTTACAATCTTTTGGATATTCTTTCACAGATTGATATTTTTCAAGGTTATCCAATTGAGAAAGCCAAAGAGTTTTTGTTGATTGTAAAAGAAGAAAAATACAAACGTGGTGAGCAGATCATCAAGAAAGGCACTCCCGGAGACAAATTCTACATCATCGCATCGGGCAATGTAAAATTTGAAGGATTGGGCGCAGATAAAGATACTCCAATCAAAAGATACGGAACCTATGAATATTTTGGTGAAGCATCACTGATATTGAATACACAGAGACAAGCAGATGTATTCGCAGAAACGGATACAGTAGCTCTCACCATAGAAAAAAGCAAATTTTTACAATTTATTAGGGGCTCAGACCTTAAACAAAATCTCGAGCGCCTAAACGAAGTTAGAGAATCGAATTCTTGGAAAACTTTGATGGCCTCGAAAAACTTTCGTGGTGTTACGAGCCATCAGATCACTCAATTAGAACTCATCATGTTTCCCAAGCATTATCCTGCACACTCAGCACTCATTCGTGAAGACGAACCTTTTGACAGTGGCTTTATCATTCGAGATGGAAACATTGATGTTTTTAGAAATGGTAAGTTGGTGAGAGAATTGGGTGTTGGTGATTTCGTTGGCGAGATCTATAAATTAACCAAAAAAATGCCATCCAGTTATACTTTTGTTACCAAGTCTGACTGCGAAGTTTATATACTTTCTCAAGACGACCTAGTGCAATACCTCAAGAAAAATCCTGGTGTTTATATGCGTATGAACGCAGTGTATGAATAA
- a CDS encoding acyl-CoA dehydrogenase family protein translates to MERIIEFTEEHNQFREMTRKFFETEVAPHHEEWEKAHIVPKAVWRKAGENGLLCPDIPEEYGGSGADFLYNIIIIEESSRVGNSGFFISLHNDVIAPYIATYANEEQKKRWLPKCCTGESILAIAMTEPGAGSDLKSLRTQAVDKGDHLVINGSKTFISNGQLADLIITAVKHDNGTISLVMIEEGMKGFERGRNLDKIGLKAQDTSELYFHDVIVPKENVIGKMGQGFRYLMQKLAQERLVLAVAAVDATRHVHKITLQYIKERHAFGKKIGSFQNTKFKMAEMATELEMAQVFCDQAIRLHMKGENITVEASMAKWYATEMQKRHTDECLQFFGGYGYMMEYPIARAYLDARIQTIYAGTTEIMKEIIGRSLGL, encoded by the coding sequence ATGGAGAGAATCATAGAGTTTACAGAAGAACATAATCAATTTCGTGAGATGACACGGAAATTTTTTGAGACAGAAGTCGCACCTCACCATGAAGAGTGGGAGAAAGCACATATAGTACCTAAGGCAGTTTGGCGCAAAGCTGGAGAGAACGGTCTACTCTGTCCAGATATTCCTGAAGAATACGGCGGATCAGGCGCAGATTTTCTTTACAATATTATAATCATCGAAGAATCATCAAGAGTGGGGAACAGTGGATTTTTTATTTCCTTACACAATGATGTAATTGCCCCGTATATTGCAACATATGCAAATGAAGAGCAGAAAAAACGCTGGTTACCAAAATGTTGTACTGGCGAAAGCATACTTGCAATTGCTATGACCGAACCTGGAGCGGGATCTGACCTCAAGAGTCTTCGCACGCAGGCAGTAGATAAAGGCGATCATCTTGTAATCAATGGATCCAAGACTTTTATTTCCAATGGACAGCTTGCTGACCTTATAATAACAGCAGTTAAACATGATAACGGAACAATTTCCCTTGTTATGATTGAAGAAGGTATGAAAGGATTCGAGCGCGGAAGAAATCTTGATAAGATCGGACTGAAAGCTCAAGATACTTCGGAATTGTATTTTCATGATGTAATAGTTCCGAAAGAGAATGTTATTGGTAAGATGGGACAAGGCTTTCGCTATCTTATGCAGAAACTTGCTCAAGAAAGACTAGTTCTCGCAGTTGCAGCGGTCGACGCGACAAGACATGTTCACAAAATCACACTTCAGTATATAAAAGAACGTCATGCTTTTGGAAAAAAAATCGGCTCATTCCAAAATACCAAATTCAAAATGGCTGAGATGGCCACGGAATTGGAAATGGCACAAGTATTCTGTGATCAAGCGATTCGTTTGCATATGAAAGGTGAGAACATTACAGTAGAAGCTTCTATGGCTAAATGGTATGCCACTGAGATGCAAAAGCGACATACTGATGAATGTCTTCAATTCTTTGGAGGTTACGGATATATGATGGAGTATCCGATTGCTCGGGCATATCTTGACGCCAGAATCCAAACTATTTATGCGGGAACTACCGAGATTATGAAAGAAATTATCGGCAGGTCTTTAGGACTGTAA
- a CDS encoding glycogen/starch synthase, translating into MNIFHTSAEFYPYIKMGGLSDMLASLAKEEAKNNKVMVALPMISGLQDQPKFTGKKFSCIHPNAVIGSESSFILRDSIFLEAKIGDVYLYFFDSPLFRNLNRIYENSNEHYSFALFSYACFHLSLELKADIVHCHDWHTAITSYFHSSSVDGLPTVFTIHNLAYQGTHPEHICGFLKGEPFYLNLDIMKHDGKINYMKSAISTATKVTTVSPTYRDEVLWEPQGCGLSFNLRKRGADFLGILNGIDEDEWNPDLDSRLIQNFNRTTISQGKLANKIALYDEIGRKIDPSRPLIGLVGRLTWQKGYKYFLEAFLENAELPFYYIFLGSGDPNLEGELFHYSHHFQDRIFFYKGYSEQFARRIEASSDFFLMPSLFEPCGLNQMYSHAYGAIPIVSRVGGLRDTIKEDLYDVENSTGLLFEPGSTTSLKAALTRAHELYENKEKIEKIRTRIFAQDWTWKTRLQEFTNLYQDAIKKKG; encoded by the coding sequence ATGAATATCTTCCATACAAGTGCAGAATTCTATCCTTATATAAAAATGGGTGGGTTATCCGATATGTTAGCTTCTCTTGCCAAGGAAGAAGCGAAAAACAATAAAGTCATGGTAGCACTTCCCATGATTTCCGGACTTCAAGATCAGCCTAAATTTACTGGTAAAAAATTTTCATGCATCCATCCAAATGCTGTTATCGGGAGCGAATCTTCATTTATTTTGAGAGACTCTATATTTCTTGAAGCCAAAATTGGAGATGTATACTTATATTTTTTTGATTCTCCTCTGTTTCGCAATCTCAATCGTATATATGAAAATTCTAATGAACATTATAGTTTCGCATTGTTTTCCTATGCATGTTTCCATTTAAGTCTCGAATTAAAAGCAGACATAGTTCACTGTCACGACTGGCATACTGCAATCACATCTTATTTCCATTCATCGTCTGTCGATGGACTTCCAACAGTTTTTACCATTCACAATCTTGCCTATCAAGGAACTCATCCGGAGCATATATGTGGTTTTCTAAAAGGGGAACCGTTCTATTTGAATCTGGATATCATGAAGCATGATGGCAAAATCAATTATATGAAATCGGCTATTAGTACAGCAACAAAAGTAACAACCGTATCTCCAACTTACAGAGATGAGGTGCTATGGGAGCCTCAAGGCTGTGGTCTTTCCTTTAATCTGAGAAAAAGGGGAGCAGATTTTCTAGGAATCTTAAATGGTATTGATGAAGATGAATGGAATCCAGATTTAGATTCAAGACTTATTCAAAATTTCAATCGAACCACGATCTCCCAAGGGAAGCTTGCAAATAAAATAGCCCTCTATGATGAGATTGGTAGGAAAATCGATCCGAGCAGACCTTTGATTGGGCTCGTTGGTCGCCTAACTTGGCAGAAAGGATACAAGTATTTCCTTGAAGCTTTTTTAGAAAATGCAGAATTGCCATTCTATTATATTTTCCTTGGATCTGGAGATCCCAACTTAGAAGGTGAGCTTTTTCATTACTCACATCATTTTCAGGATAGAATCTTTTTCTATAAAGGATATAGCGAACAATTTGCACGAAGGATTGAAGCTTCGAGTGATTTTTTCCTCATGCCATCCTTATTCGAACCTTGTGGACTCAACCAAATGTATTCCCATGCTTACGGAGCGATCCCAATCGTGAGTCGAGTTGGAGGACTGCGTGACACGATTAAAGAAGATCTCTATGATGTCGAGAATTCCACAGGACTGCTTTTTGAACCAGGAAGCACGACTTCACTCAAGGCTGCATTAACGCGAGCGCACGAACTCTACGAGAACAAAGAAAAAATAGAAAAAATCCGAACTCGAATTTTCGCACAAGACTGGACTTGGAAAACAAGATTGCAGGAATTCACAAATTTATATCAAGATGCGATAAAGA
- a CDS encoding Kelch repeat-containing protein: protein MYKFNQYAIRNILVFILIFNTINCEKEENDDYSLLLLSLINLSNDRIGYFDSIEIFNSNSQLFEMNTSRLSEAKIQHKSTLLKNGNVLITGGSSGANRIYSSADIYNNSTNAVERLPDMHFRRNLHSQTILKDGTVLIAGGYCIFGESALDKAEIYDPNLKVFTVVGSMNYSRCSHGASLLADGRVLIVGGYDPKARMARKEMELYDPATKSFTTIGNLVEAREFGIRLLNTNEEIPIIFGGNDGTDDLKSIDVLNSITLEFEKKNQLTVARNSPNVVKFLDGRMLIASGRNGTAFIDTAEIYDPTTNTISLITSKLNNAAIDREPVILNDGRVLLTGGFWGSGKGALNRSEFYDPVQNAFIEGPQLTRSRHGQNATLLNDGNVLITGGRNLATP from the coding sequence ATGTATAAATTCAATCAGTATGCAATAAGAAATATCTTAGTTTTTATTCTGATCTTCAATACTATAAATTGTGAAAAGGAAGAAAACGATGATTACAGCTTACTTCTTCTATCTCTGATAAATTTAAGTAATGATAGAATTGGATATTTTGATTCAATAGAAATTTTCAATTCTAATTCGCAACTATTTGAAATGAATACTTCTCGATTGTCTGAAGCTAAAATTCAACACAAATCAACGTTGCTCAAAAATGGAAATGTGTTGATTACTGGTGGCTCTAGCGGCGCAAACAGAATTTACTCATCTGCAGATATTTATAATAATTCGACCAATGCTGTGGAAAGATTACCTGATATGCATTTCAGGCGAAACTTACACAGTCAGACTATTTTGAAGGATGGAACTGTGCTGATTGCTGGTGGCTATTGTATTTTTGGAGAGTCGGCATTGGACAAGGCGGAAATATACGATCCCAATTTGAAAGTATTCACTGTGGTTGGGTCTATGAATTACAGTCGGTGCAGTCATGGAGCCAGTTTACTTGCCGATGGAAGAGTTCTAATTGTGGGAGGTTATGATCCGAAAGCTAGAATGGCAAGAAAGGAAATGGAATTGTACGACCCAGCAACTAAATCATTTACTACAATTGGAAATTTAGTGGAAGCTAGAGAGTTTGGGATTAGATTATTGAATACGAATGAAGAAATACCAATTATTTTTGGCGGAAATGACGGAACCGATGACTTAAAAAGTATTGATGTATTAAATTCAATCACATTAGAATTTGAAAAAAAGAATCAACTGACGGTTGCTAGAAATTCACCTAATGTAGTAAAATTTTTAGATGGAAGAATGTTGATTGCTTCTGGCCGAAACGGAACAGCCTTTATTGATACGGCTGAAATCTATGATCCAACAACCAACACTATTTCATTAATAACTTCAAAATTGAATAATGCTGCTATCGATCGGGAGCCAGTAATCCTAAACGATGGCCGAGTTTTGCTAACTGGAGGATTTTGGGGATCTGGTAAAGGTGCTTTGAATAGATCCGAATTCTATGATCCCGTGCAAAACGCTTTTATCGAAGGTCCTCAATTGACAAGATCGCGACATGGCCAGAATGCAACTCTATTAAATGATGGAAATGTGTTAATTACTGGTGGCCGAAATTTAGCAACGCCATAG
- the trxA gene encoding thioredoxin, producing MAIAEVNDANFDVEVSKGLVLVDCWAEWCGPCRMVAPVLDELSGEMADISIRKLNVDDNQTTAQKLGIQSIPTLLLYKDGKLVDKMIGALPKPQIKKFIENHK from the coding sequence ATGGCTATTGCTGAAGTAAATGACGCAAACTTCGATGTTGAAGTCTCGAAAGGACTGGTATTGGTGGATTGTTGGGCGGAATGGTGTGGACCTTGCAGAATGGTTGCTCCAGTCTTGGATGAGTTGTCTGGAGAAATGGCAGATATTTCCATCCGTAAGCTCAATGTTGATGATAATCAGACAACTGCACAGAAATTAGGAATCCAATCTATTCCAACTCTCCTGCTTTACAAAGATGGGAAATTAGTAGATAAGATGATCGGTGCACTTCCTAAACCTCAAATCAAAAAGTTCATCGAAAATCATAAATAG
- the pckA gene encoding phosphoenolpyruvate carboxykinase (ATP), translated as MAISTQIKGLAELGIEPAEVFHNLPYQEIYEHETKNKEGVISDNGTMMVDTGIFTGRSPKDKYFVEEPSSKDNLWWGPVNVKVSEEIFDKLYKKVVDHLKGKSIYVFDGFAGANKDSRLSLRVVSERAWQHHFCTNMFIRPEASELQNLLPEFTIINGSSVKNVDYKEHGLNSDVFVIFHLKKKIAIIGGTEYGGEMKKGIFSVMNYYLPLKNILTMHCSANIGKDGDTTLFFGLSGTGKTTLSTDPHRKLIGDDEHGWDDNGIFNIEGGCYAKTINLDPATEPDIYKAIRKDALLENVVYDPNSKKVDYSSAAKTENTRVSYPIFHIDNIEPSGKGGHPNNIVFLTYDAFGVLPAVSRLTIDQAMYHFLSGYTAKVAGTERGVKEPQATFSACFGQAFMTLHPTYYAKLLGEKMRKHNVKAYLVNTGLVGGKYGVGKRMSLPATRKVLDEIFNGEIEKAEFIKHPIFQVEFPKSIPGVDDHLLDPRAAWADKAEYDKTAKELAGMFIENFKKYSTGSKDFDFTEFGPKL; from the coding sequence ATGGCAATTTCAACGCAGATCAAAGGACTCGCAGAACTCGGAATCGAGCCCGCAGAAGTTTTTCATAATCTTCCATACCAAGAAATATATGAACACGAAACAAAAAACAAAGAAGGTGTAATTTCTGACAATGGAACCATGATGGTGGATACAGGGATATTCACTGGAAGATCTCCAAAAGATAAATACTTCGTAGAAGAGCCTAGCTCCAAAGATAATCTTTGGTGGGGACCTGTGAATGTGAAGGTTTCTGAAGAAATTTTTGATAAATTGTATAAGAAGGTCGTAGACCACCTCAAAGGCAAATCGATCTATGTTTTCGATGGTTTTGCTGGAGCGAACAAAGACTCTAGACTGTCACTGAGAGTTGTATCTGAGAGAGCATGGCAACATCATTTCTGTACCAATATGTTCATTCGTCCTGAAGCATCTGAGCTTCAAAATCTTTTACCGGAATTTACTATCATCAATGGAAGTAGCGTGAAGAACGTTGATTACAAAGAGCATGGCTTGAATTCTGATGTTTTTGTTATTTTTCATCTTAAGAAAAAAATCGCAATCATTGGTGGGACAGAATATGGCGGCGAGATGAAGAAAGGAATTTTTTCAGTAATGAATTATTACCTTCCTCTCAAAAATATTCTTACAATGCATTGCTCTGCAAATATTGGAAAGGATGGAGACACTACTCTATTTTTTGGATTATCAGGAACTGGTAAAACTACTCTATCAACAGATCCTCATCGTAAGTTGATCGGTGATGACGAACATGGTTGGGATGACAATGGTATCTTCAATATTGAAGGTGGATGTTATGCAAAAACCATCAATTTAGATCCAGCAACTGAGCCAGACATCTACAAAGCGATTCGTAAGGATGCTTTATTGGAAAATGTTGTCTATGATCCAAATTCTAAAAAAGTTGATTACTCTTCTGCAGCAAAGACTGAAAACACAAGAGTTTCTTATCCTATTTTCCATATTGATAATATTGAACCATCGGGCAAGGGCGGACATCCAAACAATATCGTATTCCTGACATATGATGCCTTTGGTGTGTTACCTGCTGTATCCAGGCTCACTATTGATCAAGCGATGTATCATTTTCTTTCTGGTTATACAGCTAAGGTTGCTGGAACAGAGCGTGGTGTAAAAGAGCCACAAGCTACTTTCTCTGCATGTTTTGGTCAAGCATTCATGACACTCCATCCAACATACTATGCTAAATTGCTCGGTGAGAAGATGAGAAAACATAATGTAAAAGCATACCTCGTAAACACTGGATTAGTGGGTGGAAAGTACGGAGTAGGCAAGAGAATGTCTCTTCCTGCTACAAGAAAAGTTCTGGATGAGATCTTCAATGGTGAGATTGAGAAGGCTGAATTTATCAAACATCCGATCTTTCAAGTTGAGTTCCCTAAATCCATTCCTGGAGTAGATGATCATCTACTAGATCCAAGAGCTGCCTGGGCGGATAAAGCAGAATATGATAAAACTGCGAAGGAACTTGCTGGAATGTTTATTGAGAATTTCAAAAAATATTCAACTGGCTCTAAGGATTTTGATTTTACTGAATTTGGTCCAAAGTTATAA
- a CDS encoding adenylate/guanylate cyclase domain-containing protein, which produces MIKVKYNNDTLIETEAEVSVLELSLRNKINHLHACGGNARCSTCRFLVLKNPEHLSKPTEAESNLILERGFEDGIRLGCQAKVQGDVEIRLLVRDNLDYEDIKLRKQKTTGREDNLAILFSDIRSFTTFSENNLPYDIIHILNRYFEVMGQIVLDNGGYLDKYIGDGLMANFGLKQNDPVSICLRAVDAGLKMIDALEGINEYAKSQLNHEFKIGIGIHYGNVIVGELGHHSNAAFTLIGDAVNQASRVESMTKKAGVSILISQQVYDHVNQYVTIGKRFIAPLKGKTGKFHLYEVKAVNREEVRKYLNQGGRLELREIQSIGSEIYSIAFDKPPQFSYKPGQFIDIYLDLNSKTELDSNVENQSLDLSKMVSHSFSISSTPEENEIRIITKNTNSEYKKKLLSMTKGMSVYSSEPMGNLGFYPMPNIQHVFIAGGIGITPFYSMIRNRLDLFPENDILLLQSSKDFDSLIYYKEWVRLDSEDTGFRYCPTITSAVPKDWNTKYEKGRLNMGMIARQVNDIHSAIFYITGNPVFVEEIAEELSLSGVSLGKIQREEFYGY; this is translated from the coding sequence ATGATAAAAGTTAAATATAACAATGATACATTGATCGAAACGGAAGCTGAAGTTTCTGTTCTTGAGCTCTCCCTTCGAAATAAAATAAATCATCTTCATGCATGCGGTGGAAACGCACGTTGTTCAACGTGTCGTTTTTTGGTTTTAAAGAATCCTGAACATTTATCTAAACCCACTGAAGCAGAATCTAACTTAATACTAGAGCGTGGTTTTGAAGATGGAATTCGATTGGGTTGTCAGGCAAAAGTCCAAGGCGATGTGGAAATTCGGCTCTTAGTTCGAGACAATCTAGACTATGAAGATATAAAACTTCGCAAGCAAAAAACAACTGGAAGGGAAGATAATTTAGCAATTCTATTCAGTGATATAAGAAGCTTTACTACTTTTTCCGAAAACAATCTTCCTTATGATATTATCCATATACTCAATCGATATTTCGAGGTGATGGGACAAATTGTTCTGGATAACGGTGGTTATCTGGATAAATACATTGGAGACGGGTTGATGGCGAATTTTGGTCTAAAACAAAATGACCCAGTTTCTATCTGTTTACGTGCTGTTGATGCAGGTCTCAAAATGATAGACGCTCTAGAAGGCATCAACGAATATGCGAAGTCGCAACTTAATCACGAATTCAAAATTGGGATTGGAATTCACTACGGAAATGTTATCGTGGGAGAGCTAGGCCATCATTCGAATGCAGCTTTTACCTTAATTGGAGATGCCGTAAACCAAGCGAGTCGCGTTGAATCCATGACCAAGAAAGCTGGAGTATCTATTCTAATTAGCCAGCAAGTATACGACCATGTGAATCAATATGTAACGATCGGTAAAAGGTTTATCGCACCACTCAAAGGGAAGACGGGAAAATTTCATTTATACGAAGTTAAAGCTGTTAATCGAGAAGAAGTTCGAAAATATTTGAACCAAGGTGGAAGACTGGAATTGAGAGAGATTCAGTCGATTGGTTCGGAAATTTATTCTATCGCATTTGATAAACCGCCTCAATTCAGTTATAAACCTGGACAATTCATTGATATCTATTTGGATCTCAATTCTAAAACTGAATTAGATTCAAACGTAGAGAATCAGTCACTGGACTTGAGTAAAATGGTGAGTCATAGCTTCTCGATCTCGTCCACACCAGAAGAAAATGAAATCCGAATCATTACTAAAAATACCAATTCAGAATATAAGAAAAAACTACTAAGTATGACAAAAGGCATGTCGGTCTATTCAAGCGAGCCTATGGGAAATCTAGGTTTCTATCCGATGCCGAATATTCAGCATGTTTTTATTGCAGGAGGAATTGGAATTACTCCATTCTACAGTATGATTCGCAATCGATTGGATTTATTTCCGGAGAATGATATATTACTTCTTCAATCCAGTAAAGATTTTGATTCGTTGATTTATTACAAGGAATGGGTGAGACTTGATTCTGAAGATACTGGATTTCGATATTGCCCAACTATAACGAGCGCCGTTCCCAAGGATTGGAATACAAAATACGAAAAAGGCAGATTGAATATGGGCATGATAGCAAGGCAAGTCAATGATATCCATTCAGCAATTTTCTATATAACTGGTAATCCAGTATTTGTGGAAGAAATTGCCGAAGAGTTGAGTCTTTCTGGAGTAAGCCTTGGTAAAATTCAACGAGAAGAATTCTATGGATATTGA